A genomic region of Pseudomonas sp. KU43P contains the following coding sequences:
- a CDS encoding cbb3-type cytochrome oxidase subunit 3 gives MEMDIGMIRGLGTLVVMIAFIGLSLWVFNRRRDRDFAEARLLPFVDDRLPPAGRETAIRSTQQ, from the coding sequence ATGGAAATGGACATCGGCATGATCCGCGGCCTGGGCACCCTGGTGGTGATGATCGCCTTCATCGGCCTCTCGCTGTGGGTGTTCAACCGCCGCCGCGACCGTGATTTCGCCGAAGCGCGCCTGCTGCCCTTCGTCGACGACCGCCTGCCGCCTGCGGGCCGGGAAACCGCCATTAGGAGTACCCAGCAATGA
- the ccoP gene encoding cytochrome-c oxidase, cbb3-type subunit III: protein MTTFWSTYISVLTIGSLIGLAWLLLSTRKGQSSDTTDQTMGHSFDGIEEYDNPLPKWWFWLFVGTLVFGAGYLVLYPGLGNWKGILPGYENGWTGVNEWQKEMDKADAKFGPIFAKYAAMPVEEVAKDPQALKMGGRLFASNCSVCHGSDAKGAYGFPNLTDKDWRWGGEPETIKASIMNGRHGVMPAWAEVIGEQGVADVAAYVLTNLDGRSLPEGVKADAAKGKEIFAANCVACHGPEGNGTPAMGAPNLNHPQAFIYGSSFAQLQQTIRYGRQGQMPAQAQIQGNDKVHLLAAYVYSLSQANATEVVTAQ from the coding sequence ATGACAACCTTCTGGAGTACGTACATCAGCGTACTGACCATCGGCAGCCTGATTGGCCTGGCCTGGCTGCTGCTGTCGACCCGCAAGGGCCAGAGCAGCGACACCACCGACCAGACCATGGGGCACAGCTTCGATGGCATCGAGGAATACGACAACCCGCTGCCCAAGTGGTGGTTTTGGCTGTTCGTCGGCACCCTGGTGTTCGGCGCTGGCTACCTGGTGCTCTACCCGGGCCTGGGCAACTGGAAAGGCATCCTGCCCGGCTACGAGAACGGCTGGACCGGCGTCAACGAGTGGCAGAAGGAAATGGACAAGGCCGACGCCAAGTTCGGCCCCATCTTCGCCAAGTACGCCGCCATGCCCGTGGAGGAAGTGGCCAAGGATCCGCAGGCGCTGAAAATGGGCGGCCGCCTGTTCGCCTCCAACTGCTCGGTGTGCCACGGCTCGGACGCCAAGGGCGCCTATGGCTTCCCCAACCTGACCGACAAGGACTGGCGCTGGGGTGGCGAGCCGGAAACCATCAAGGCGTCGATCATGAACGGCCGCCATGGGGTGATGCCGGCCTGGGCCGAGGTGATTGGCGAGCAAGGCGTGGCCGATGTGGCCGCCTATGTGCTGACCAACCTCGACGGCCGCAGCCTGCCGGAAGGGGTCAAGGCTGACGCGGCCAAGGGCAAGGAGATCTTTGCCGCCAACTGCGTGGCCTGCCACGGGCCTGAAGGCAATGGCACACCGGCCATGGGGGCACCGAACCTGAACCATCCGCAGGCGTTCATCTATGGGTCGAGCTTTGCTCAGTTGCAGCAGACCATTCGCTATGGCCGCCAGGGGCAGATGCCGGCCCAGGCGCAGATTCAGGGGAATGACAAGGTGCATTTGCTGGCGGCTTATGTGTATAGCCTGTCGCAGGCGAACGCTACTGAGGTCGTGACTGCTCAGTGA
- the ccoN gene encoding cytochrome-c oxidase, cbb3-type subunit I, translating into MNTTSSTAYNYKVVRQFAIMTVVWGIVGMGLGVFIAAQLAWPSLNFDLPWTSFGRLRPLHTNAVIFAFGGCALFATSYYSVQRTCQTTLFSPRLAAFTFWGWQLVILLAAISLPLGYTSSKEYAELEWPIDILITIVWVCYAIVFFGTLIKRNTKHIYVGNWFFGAFILTVAMLHIINNLELPVSLTKSYSVYAGATDAMVQWWYGHNAVGFFLTAGFLGMMYYYVPKQAERPVYSYRLSIVHFWALITLYIWAGPHHLHYTALPDWAQSLGMVMSLILLAPSWGGMINGMMTLSGAWHKLRSDPILRFLVVSLAFYGMSTFEGPMMAIKTVNALSHYTDWTIGHVHAGALGWVAMISIGALYHTIPKVFGKEQMHSIGLINAHFWLATIGTVLYIASMWVNGIAQGLMWRAVNSDGTLTYSFVETLVASHPGFIVRFVGGAIFLSGMFLMAWNTWRTVRAPAAVAAPANVQLA; encoded by the coding sequence ATGAACACAACCAGCAGTACCGCCTACAACTACAAGGTGGTCCGCCAATTCGCCATCATGACGGTGGTGTGGGGAATCGTCGGGATGGGGCTCGGCGTCTTCATCGCCGCCCAGCTCGCCTGGCCTTCCCTCAACTTCGACCTCCCCTGGACCAGCTTCGGCCGCCTGCGCCCCCTGCATACCAATGCGGTGATCTTCGCCTTCGGCGGCTGTGCCCTGTTCGCCACCTCCTATTATTCGGTGCAACGCACCTGCCAGACCACCCTGTTCTCACCGCGCCTGGCCGCGTTCACCTTCTGGGGCTGGCAACTGGTGATCCTGCTGGCAGCGATCAGCCTGCCGCTGGGCTACACCAGCTCCAAGGAATACGCCGAACTGGAATGGCCCATCGACATCCTGATCACCATCGTCTGGGTCTGCTACGCCATCGTGTTCTTCGGCACGCTGATCAAGCGCAACACCAAGCACATCTATGTGGGCAACTGGTTCTTCGGCGCCTTCATCCTCACCGTGGCGATGCTGCACATCATCAACAACCTGGAGCTGCCGGTCAGCCTGACCAAGTCGTACTCGGTGTATGCCGGAGCCACCGATGCCATGGTGCAGTGGTGGTACGGCCACAACGCGGTGGGCTTCTTCCTGACCGCAGGCTTCCTGGGGATGATGTACTACTACGTGCCCAAGCAGGCCGAGCGCCCGGTGTATTCCTATCGCCTGTCGATCGTCCACTTCTGGGCGCTGATCACCCTGTACATCTGGGCCGGTCCGCACCACCTGCACTACACCGCGCTGCCCGATTGGGCGCAGTCGCTGGGCATGGTGATGTCACTGATCCTCCTGGCCCCGAGCTGGGGCGGCATGATCAACGGCATGATGACCCTCTCCGGTGCCTGGCATAAGCTGCGCAGCGACCCGATTCTGCGCTTCCTGGTGGTATCGCTGGCGTTCTACGGCATGTCCACCTTCGAAGGCCCGATGATGGCCATCAAGACGGTCAATGCCCTGTCCCACTACACCGACTGGACCATCGGCCACGTCCACGCCGGCGCCCTCGGCTGGGTGGCGATGATTTCCATCGGCGCGCTGTACCACACCATCCCGAAAGTGTTCGGCAAGGAGCAAATGCACAGCATCGGCCTGATCAACGCGCACTTCTGGCTGGCGACCATCGGCACCGTGCTGTACATCGCCTCGATGTGGGTCAACGGCATCGCCCAGGGCCTGATGTGGCGGGCGGTGAACAGCGACGGCACGCTCACCTACTCGTTCGTGGAAACCCTGGTGGCCAGCCACCCTGGCTTCATCGTGCGCTTCGTCGGTGGTGCGATCTTCCTCAGCGGCATGTTCCTGATGGCCTGGAACACCTGGCGCACCGTGCGTGCACCGGCCGCCGTCGCCGCCCCTGCCAACGTGCAACTGGCCTGA
- a CDS encoding alpha/beta family hydrolase, with protein sequence MSNGQSAGIDGDQWAKIGNVPGLRCDPPWNQADSAPKGCLILAHGAGAPMDSDFMNEMAQRLAALGVGVIRFEFPYMAERRVGGGKRPPNPQKVLLDCWREVYRQVRPLVTGKLAVGGKSMGGRMASLLADELGADALVCLGYPFYAVGKPEKPRVEHLAQLRTPTLIVQGERDALGNREAVKGYALSPAIEVSWLVAGDHDLKPLKASGFSHEQHLQAAAERVAGFLLK encoded by the coding sequence ATGAGTAATGGGCAAAGTGCCGGTATTGACGGGGATCAATGGGCGAAGATCGGAAATGTCCCAGGCTTGCGCTGCGATCCTCCATGGAATCAGGCAGATAGCGCACCCAAGGGGTGCCTGATCCTGGCCCACGGCGCAGGGGCGCCGATGGACAGCGATTTCATGAACGAGATGGCGCAAAGGCTTGCGGCGCTAGGGGTAGGGGTGATTCGTTTCGAGTTCCCCTACATGGCCGAGCGCAGGGTCGGGGGTGGCAAGCGGCCGCCCAATCCGCAGAAGGTGTTGCTTGATTGCTGGCGCGAGGTTTACCGGCAGGTGCGACCTTTGGTCACAGGAAAGTTGGCCGTGGGCGGCAAATCGATGGGCGGGCGCATGGCCAGTCTGCTGGCCGACGAATTGGGCGCGGATGCGCTGGTGTGCCTGGGGTATCCGTTCTATGCGGTGGGCAAACCGGAGAAACCACGGGTCGAGCATTTGGCGCAGTTGCGCACGCCGACGTTGATCGTGCAGGGCGAGCGAGATGCGTTGGGCAATCGGGAGGCGGTGAAAGGGTATGCGCTGTCACCGGCGATCGAGGTGAGCTGGCTGGTGGCGGGGGATCATGACCTCAAGCCGCTGAAGGCTTCGGGGTTCAGCCATGAACAGCATCTGCAGGCGGCGGCAGAGCGGGTGGCGGGGTTTCTGCTGAAATAG
- a CDS encoding RNA polymerase factor sigma-70, with amino-acid sequence MAEQLSTRKCDSPLLQAFVDNRSILVKIAARITGCRSRAEDVVQDAFFRLGSAPQITSSFKAQLSYLFQIVRNLAIDHYRKQAMELKYSGSEEEGLNVVVLNASPEATHINLAALEHIAEALNELPPRTRYAFEMYRLHGVPQKDIAKELGVSPTLVNFMIRDALVHCRKTANRQG; translated from the coding sequence ATGGCGGAACAACTATCCACAAGAAAGTGCGATTCACCCTTACTCCAGGCATTCGTCGACAACCGCAGCATTCTGGTCAAGATCGCCGCACGCATCACCGGTTGCCGCTCGCGCGCCGAAGATGTGGTGCAGGACGCGTTCTTCCGGCTCGGTTCCGCGCCTCAGATCACCTCGTCGTTCAAAGCCCAGCTCAGCTACCTGTTCCAGATCGTGCGCAACCTGGCGATCGACCATTACCGCAAGCAGGCAATGGAGCTGAAGTACTCGGGCAGCGAAGAGGAAGGCCTCAACGTGGTTGTGCTCAATGCCTCGCCGGAAGCCACCCACATCAACCTCGCGGCGCTGGAACACATTGCCGAGGCGCTCAACGAACTGCCCCCGCGCACCCGCTATGCGTTCGAGATGTACCGGTTGCATGGCGTGCCGCAGAAGGACATCGCCAAGGAACTGGGGGTGTCGCCGACCCTGGTCAACTTCATGATTCGAGATGCGTTGGTGCATTGCCGCAAGACGGCCAATCGGCAGGGGTGA
- a CDS encoding pyrimidine/purine nucleoside phosphorylase: MFQVNEYFNGTVKSIAFAGTEGPATVGVMAPGEYEFGTAKREIMHVVSGALTVKLPGSDNWETFNAGDKFNVAADSKFQLQVKVDTAYLCEYRD, translated from the coding sequence ATGTTCCAGGTCAATGAGTACTTCAACGGCACCGTCAAGTCGATCGCCTTCGCAGGCACCGAAGGTCCGGCCACCGTCGGTGTGATGGCCCCGGGCGAATACGAGTTCGGCACTGCCAAGCGTGAAATCATGCACGTGGTTTCCGGTGCGCTGACCGTCAAGCTGCCAGGCAGCGACAACTGGGAAACCTTCAACGCCGGCGACAAGTTCAATGTGGCTGCCGACAGCAAGTTCCAGCTGCAGGTCAAGGTGGATACCGCTTACCTGTGCGAGTACCGCGACTAA
- the ccoO gene encoding cytochrome-c oxidase, cbb3-type subunit II has protein sequence MKHEVIEKNVGLLALLMVFAVSIGGLTQIVPLFFQDVTNKPVEGMKPYTALQLEGRDIYIREGCVGCHSQMIRPFRAETERYGHYSVAGESVWDHPFLWGSKRTGPDLARVGGRYSDDWHRAHLYNPRNVVPESKMPSYPWLVAQQVDNSHTDTKMRTLRTLGVPYSDEDIAGARDAVKGKTEMDALVAYLQVLGTAIKNKR, from the coding sequence ATGAAACATGAAGTGATCGAGAAGAACGTCGGCCTGCTGGCCTTGCTGATGGTGTTCGCCGTCAGCATCGGCGGCCTGACCCAGATCGTCCCGCTGTTCTTCCAGGACGTGACCAACAAGCCGGTGGAAGGCATGAAGCCCTACACCGCGCTGCAGCTCGAAGGGCGCGATATCTACATCCGCGAAGGCTGCGTCGGCTGCCACTCGCAGATGATCCGCCCGTTTCGCGCCGAAACCGAGCGCTACGGCCACTACTCGGTGGCTGGCGAAAGCGTGTGGGACCACCCATTCCTGTGGGGCTCCAAGCGCACCGGCCCGGACTTGGCGCGCGTAGGCGGGCGCTACTCGGACGACTGGCACCGCGCGCACCTGTACAACCCGCGCAACGTGGTGCCGGAGTCGAAGATGCCGTCCTACCCGTGGCTGGTGGCGCAACAGGTCGACAACAGCCACACCGACACCAAGATGCGCACCCTGCGCACACTGGGCGTGCCGTACAGCGACGAGGACATTGCCGGGGCGCGTGATGCGGTCAAGGGCAAGACCGAGATGGACGCCCTGGTCGCCTACCTGCAGGTGCTGGGCACCGCGATCAAGAACAAGAGGTAA
- a CDS encoding exonuclease domain-containing protein produces MGHWLVIDLEATTDDGGWPVTEMEIIEIGASLVTREGREVDHFQRFVRPRRRPQLTPFCRELTHISQASVDSAAAFPEVWARFERWLGHHRGQLQAWVSWGDYDRQQLLQEWQQHQLDSLLRTLPHINLKQRFAKARHLQRPTGLNGALQLAGMHFCGQQHRALEDARNTARLLPLSLPESR; encoded by the coding sequence ATGGGCCACTGGTTGGTGATCGACCTGGAAGCCACCACCGATGACGGTGGCTGGCCGGTCACGGAGATGGAAATCATTGAAATCGGCGCCAGCCTGGTGACCCGCGAGGGCCGCGAGGTGGACCATTTCCAGCGTTTCGTGCGGCCGCGGCGGCGGCCGCAACTGACGCCGTTCTGCCGCGAGCTGACCCACATCAGCCAGGCCAGCGTCGACAGCGCCGCAGCGTTCCCCGAGGTATGGGCGCGGTTCGAGCGCTGGCTGGGGCACCACCGCGGGCAGTTGCAGGCCTGGGTGAGCTGGGGCGATTACGACCGCCAGCAACTGCTGCAGGAATGGCAGCAGCATCAGCTCGACAGCCTGTTGCGCACCCTGCCCCACATCAACCTCAAGCAGCGCTTCGCCAAGGCCCGCCACCTGCAGCGCCCGACCGGGCTCAACGGAGCCCTGCAACTGGCCGGCATGCACTTTTGCGGCCAGCAGCACCGGGCCCTGGAGGATGCGCGCAATACCGCGCGCCTGCTGCCCTTGAGCCTGCCTGAAAGCAGATGA
- a CDS encoding substrate-binding periplasmic protein, whose translation MTPAPGLKVFSTLLLAAAAWLAAPAWAADAIDVKIGAAHFPPYTVRPEQGADTGLLPQLVEALNRLQPEYRFVLVPTSIQRRFGDFQQGRTDMAIFENPEWGWQQIPHQAVDMGLEDAEVFVAKKLDGRDQHYFDDLHGKRLALFNGYHYAFARFNPDPEYLRKAYNATLTYSHDSNLLMVQAGRADIALVTRSYLSDFLTRNPASLDQLMASERIDQVYHHYALLRPGAPISDQKFAALMRYLRETGELTRIFQPYRITVAAPAE comes from the coding sequence TTGACTCCAGCACCCGGCCTGAAGGTTTTTTCCACCCTGCTGCTGGCGGCCGCTGCCTGGCTGGCGGCACCGGCATGGGCGGCCGACGCCATTGATGTGAAGATTGGTGCCGCGCATTTCCCGCCATATACCGTGCGCCCGGAGCAGGGCGCCGACACCGGGCTGCTGCCGCAACTGGTCGAGGCCCTTAACCGCCTCCAGCCGGAGTATCGCTTCGTGCTGGTGCCCACCTCCATCCAGCGGCGCTTTGGTGACTTCCAGCAAGGCCGTACCGACATGGCGATCTTCGAGAACCCGGAGTGGGGCTGGCAGCAGATCCCGCACCAGGCCGTGGACATGGGCCTGGAAGATGCCGAAGTGTTCGTTGCAAAGAAGCTCGACGGCCGCGACCAGCATTATTTCGACGACCTGCACGGCAAGCGCCTGGCGCTGTTCAACGGTTATCACTATGCCTTCGCCCGCTTCAACCCCGACCCGGAGTATCTGCGCAAGGCCTACAACGCGACCCTGACCTACTCCCACGACAGCAACCTGCTGATGGTTCAGGCCGGGCGTGCCGACATCGCCCTGGTCACGCGCTCCTACCTCAGCGACTTCCTCACGCGAAACCCCGCCAGCCTCGACCAGCTGATGGCTTCCGAGCGCATCGATCAGGTCTATCACCACTACGCCTTGCTGCGCCCAGGCGCCCCTATCAGCGACCAGAAATTTGCCGCCTTGATGCGTTACCTGCGTGAAACCGGTGAGCTGACGCGGATCTTCCAACCCTACCGGATCACCGTCGCGGCGCCTGCCGAGTAA
- a CDS encoding GNAT family N-acetyltransferase: MPFDAATQPLSQPRWPSLNAEEGDCWLRLTLDERPLIQVRLVPGDTVQVHVESLCPERPQQALWAACYWLLSRDPACQRLAWQLPQALPEALSSGLLVASDKPGLYLCERTLFWQLPQPWLGQLSTGAYPQQLQLSDGKRHPRRSPKPRGEVYRRFDARLGSWVSLRTLDIDRDLERFNRWQNNPRVEKFWQEGGSLAQHREYLAKLEADPHALTLIGSFDDQPFAYFEAYWAKEDRIAPFYPADDYDRGVHMLVGEENHRGPHKVASWLSALVHYLFLDDPRTQRVVAEPRADNGKMIGYMQDQCFHCEKEFDFPHKRAALMILGRERFFDRCKLA, translated from the coding sequence ATGCCGTTCGATGCCGCTACGCAGCCGTTGTCACAGCCTCGCTGGCCCAGCCTCAACGCCGAAGAGGGCGATTGCTGGCTGAGGCTGACGCTGGATGAGCGCCCCTTGATCCAGGTGCGCCTAGTGCCGGGCGATACTGTGCAAGTCCATGTCGAAAGCTTGTGCCCGGAGCGCCCGCAGCAAGCCTTGTGGGCCGCCTGCTACTGGCTGCTGTCGCGTGACCCCGCCTGTCAGCGCCTGGCCTGGCAGTTGCCCCAAGCGCTGCCCGAGGCGCTGAGCAGCGGGCTGCTGGTGGCAAGTGACAAGCCAGGGCTGTACCTGTGCGAGCGCACCCTGTTCTGGCAGTTGCCGCAACCCTGGCTCGGCCAGCTGTCGACCGGCGCCTACCCGCAGCAGCTGCAATTGAGCGACGGCAAGCGCCACCCGCGCCGGTCGCCCAAGCCCCGTGGCGAGGTGTACCGCCGGTTCGATGCCCGGTTGGGCAGTTGGGTGTCGCTGCGCACCCTGGATATCGACCGAGACTTGGAGCGCTTCAACCGCTGGCAGAACAACCCGCGGGTGGAGAAGTTCTGGCAGGAGGGCGGCTCGCTGGCGCAGCACCGGGAATACCTGGCCAAGCTCGAGGCCGACCCGCACGCCCTGACCCTGATCGGTAGCTTTGACGACCAACCGTTCGCCTACTTCGAAGCCTATTGGGCCAAGGAAGACCGCATTGCACCGTTCTACCCGGCCGACGATTACGACCGTGGCGTGCATATGCTGGTGGGCGAAGAGAACCACCGGGGGCCGCACAAGGTCGCCAGCTGGCTGTCGGCGCTGGTGCACTATCTGTTCCTCGACGACCCGCGCACCCAGCGGGTCGTCGCCGAACCGAGGGCCGACAACGGCAAGATGATCGGCTACATGCAGGACCAGTGCTTCCATTGCGAAAAGGAGTTCGACTTCCCGCACAAGCGGGCGGCGCTGATGATCCTGGGGCGTGAGCGCTTCTTCGACCGGTGCAAGTTGGCCTGA
- the ccoN gene encoding cytochrome-c oxidase, cbb3-type subunit I, which yields MSTAISPTAYNYKVVRQFAIMTVVWGILGMGLGVFIASQLVWPQLNLDLPWTSFGRLRPLHTNLVIFAFGGCALFGTSYYVVQRTCQTRLISDSMAAFTFWGWQAVILGALITLPMGYTTTKEYAELEWPIAILLAIVWVTYALVFFGTIVKRKTKHIYVGNWFYGAFIVVTAMLHIVNHISLPVSLFKSYSAYSGATDAMIQWWYGHNAVGFFLTTGFLGMMYYFVPKQAERPIYSYRLSIVHFWALITLYIWAGPHHLHYTALPDWAQSLGMVMSIILLAPSWGGMINGMMTLSGAWHKLRTDPILRFLVVSLAFYGMSTFEGPMMAIKTVNSLSHYTDWTIGHVHAGALGWVAMISIGAVYHMIPRLYGRDQMHSVGLINAHFWLATIGTVLYIASMWVNGITQGLMWRAINDDGTLTYSFVEALQASHPGYIVRALGGAFFASGMLLMAYNVYRTVRAANPVQAEEAAKIVVVGAH from the coding sequence ATGAGCACAGCAATCAGTCCGACTGCTTATAACTATAAGGTCGTCCGCCAGTTCGCCATCATGACGGTGGTCTGGGGGATCCTTGGCATGGGCCTCGGCGTCTTCATCGCCTCGCAGCTGGTGTGGCCGCAACTGAACCTGGACCTGCCCTGGACCAGCTTCGGCCGCCTGCGCCCCCTGCACACTAACCTGGTCATCTTCGCCTTCGGCGGCTGTGCGCTGTTCGGCACCAGCTACTACGTGGTGCAGCGAACCTGTCAGACCCGGCTGATTTCCGACAGCATGGCCGCCTTCACCTTCTGGGGCTGGCAGGCGGTGATCCTCGGCGCGCTGATCACCCTGCCGATGGGCTACACCACCACCAAGGAATACGCCGAACTCGAGTGGCCGATCGCGATCCTGCTGGCCATTGTCTGGGTTACCTACGCCCTGGTGTTCTTCGGCACCATCGTCAAGCGCAAGACCAAGCACATCTACGTCGGCAACTGGTTCTACGGCGCCTTCATCGTGGTCACCGCGATGCTGCACATCGTCAACCACATCTCGCTGCCGGTGAGCCTGTTCAAGTCGTACTCGGCTTACTCCGGCGCCACCGATGCGATGATCCAGTGGTGGTACGGCCACAACGCCGTGGGCTTCTTCCTTACCACCGGCTTCCTGGGGATGATGTACTACTTCGTGCCCAAGCAGGCCGAGCGGCCGATCTACTCGTATCGCCTGTCGATCGTGCACTTCTGGGCGCTGATCACCCTGTACATCTGGGCCGGCCCGCACCACCTGCACTACACCGCACTGCCTGACTGGGCACAGTCGCTGGGCATGGTGATGTCGATCATCCTGCTGGCTCCGAGCTGGGGCGGCATGATCAACGGCATGATGACCCTGTCCGGTGCCTGGCACAAATTGCGCACCGACCCGATCCTGCGCTTCCTGGTGGTGTCCTTGGCGTTCTACGGCATGTCCACCTTCGAAGGCCCGATGATGGCCATCAAGACCGTGAACTCGCTGTCGCACTACACCGACTGGACCATCGGCCACGTCCACGCCGGCGCTCTGGGCTGGGTAGCGATGATCTCGATCGGCGCCGTGTACCACATGATCCCGCGCCTGTATGGCCGCGACCAGATGCACAGCGTCGGCCTGATCAACGCGCACTTCTGGCTGGCGACCATCGGCACCGTGCTGTACATCGCCTCGATGTGGGTCAACGGCATCACCCAGGGCCTGATGTGGCGCGCCATCAACGATGACGGCACGCTCACCTACTCCTTCGTCGAAGCCCTGCAGGCCAGCCACCCGGGTTACATCGTCCGGGCCCTGGGCGGCGCGTTCTTCGCCTCCGGCATGCTGCTGATGGCCTACAACGTGTACCGCACTGTTCGCGCCGCCAACCCGGTGCAGGCTGAAGAAGCCGCCAAGATCGTCGTCGTGGGAGCGCACTGA